A single Campylobacter ureolyticus ACS-301-V-Sch3b DNA region contains:
- a CDS encoding DNA-directed RNA polymerase subunit omega, whose protein sequence is MTRSEEITAKALKFVDGDRYKLSLVVAKRANQLHNGEKPLVDIPNLKNYKFADIALMEIAEGKVSLDGIVKAEE, encoded by the coding sequence ATGACAAGATCAGAAGAAATAACAGCTAAGGCTTTAAAATTTGTTGATGGTGATAGATATAAGCTCTCTTTGGTTGTTGCAAAAAGAGCAAATCAACTTCACAACGGTGAAAAACCTTTGGTAGATATACCAAATTTAAAAAACTATAAATTTGCAGATATTGCTTTAATGGAAATTGCAGAAGGTAAAGTATCACTAGATGGAATTGTTAAAGCAGAGGAATGA
- the pyrH gene encoding UMP kinase has protein sequence MDDKKRILVKFSGEALAGENGFGIDSKVLKFIAGEIKELISYGVEVGIVIGGGNIIRGVSAAAGGIIKRTSGDHMGMLATVINAIAMREALENVGVDVRVQSAIKMEAICETFIINRAKRHLEKGRVVIFAAGTGNPFFTTDTAATLRAVEIEADMIIKATKVDGVYNKDPNKFSDAKLLNKLSYEEALKDEIKVMDDTAVALAKSNSLPIVVCNMFKSGNLCKIINDDLSFCSIVKN, from the coding sequence ATGGATGATAAAAAAAGGATTTTAGTTAAATTTTCAGGTGAAGCATTGGCTGGTGAGAATGGTTTTGGTATAGATAGTAAAGTGCTTAAATTTATAGCAGGCGAGATTAAAGAGCTAATTAGTTATGGTGTTGAAGTAGGCATTGTAATTGGTGGTGGAAATATTATAAGAGGTGTAAGTGCAGCAGCTGGTGGCATAATAAAAAGAACAAGTGGCGATCACATGGGCATGCTTGCAACTGTTATAAATGCTATTGCTATGAGAGAAGCACTTGAAAATGTAGGTGTTGATGTTAGAGTTCAAAGTGCTATTAAAATGGAAGCAATTTGTGAAACTTTTATAATAAATAGAGCAAAAAGACATCTTGAAAAAGGAAGAGTTGTTATTTTTGCAGCAGGAACTGGAAATCCATTTTTTACAACTGATACAGCTGCGACATTAAGAGCTGTTGAGATAGAAGCAGATATGATTATAAAGGCTACTAAAGTTGATGGAGTTTATAACAAAGATCCTAATAAATTTAGCGATGCAAAACTTCTAAATAAATTAAGCTATGAAGAAGCACTAAAAGATGAAATAAAAGTTATGGATGATACAGCAGTAGCTCTTGCAAAAAGCAATTCTTTACCGATTGTAGTTTGCAATATGTTTAAAAGTGGAAATTTATGTAAAATTATAAATGATGATTTATCATTTTGTTCAATAGTAAAAAATTAA
- a CDS encoding murein hydrolase activator EnvC family protein, with the protein MKKIALFLLIFSYIFADQSTKDKIELTSKNIAVKKSEEKNLSKKIDELGALIVKESAELKKTNAQIDEITGLVVNLSQKYKDEATKLDELNKQTDDLVKIKLELEKKITDLIVEDFSFNLIQDSDIKTYEALISNEVFASLSDVFRKDIANLVMTHDEASKTIDKKNKEILDLEKNLKEYSAKKEELSNVQKKQKKLVENLNKNKEDYIQKLINTQKQSEALSSTLEELKIIDDKEEKAKAKKIAQENAQKNAQKQQPQPEILQRDKRVEDIDKKVKLYGSSYKESRVKKYVGSKTISPLKNAFVKRKFGNFIDPVYDIKIFNESVILSSNTQNAQVYNVLDGKVIFAKSTPVLNNVIIVENKNGIHTIYANLSQIAPTIKNGSVIKKGYSIGRVKSDLTFEVTQKNFHIDPLELISLK; encoded by the coding sequence ATGAAAAAAATAGCTCTTTTTTTACTCATTTTTAGCTATATTTTTGCAGATCAAAGCACAAAAGATAAGATAGAATTAACAAGTAAAAATATAGCTGTAAAAAAAAGTGAAGAAAAAAACTTATCTAAAAAAATTGATGAACTTGGAGCTTTAATAGTAAAAGAAAGTGCTGAGTTAAAAAAAACAAATGCTCAAATCGATGAAATAACTGGCTTAGTTGTAAATTTGTCACAAAAATACAAAGATGAAGCCACAAAGTTAGATGAGTTAAATAAACAAACTGATGATTTGGTAAAAATAAAATTAGAACTTGAGAAAAAAATCACTGATTTAATAGTGGAAGATTTTTCTTTTAATCTAATACAAGATAGCGATATAAAAACTTATGAAGCACTTATCTCAAATGAAGTTTTTGCATCTTTAAGTGATGTTTTTAGAAAAGATATTGCAAATTTAGTTATGACCCACGATGAAGCAAGTAAAACAATTGATAAAAAAAATAAAGAAATTTTAGATTTGGAAAAAAATTTAAAAGAGTATAGTGCAAAAAAAGAAGAGCTTTCAAACGTTCAAAAAAAGCAAAAAAAATTAGTTGAAAATTTAAATAAAAACAAAGAAGATTATATTCAAAAATTAATTAATACCCAAAAACAAAGTGAAGCCCTATCTTCTACTTTAGAAGAGCTTAAAATTATTGATGATAAAGAAGAAAAGGCTAAAGCTAAAAAAATAGCTCAAGAAAATGCCCAAAAAAATGCTCAAAAACAACAGCCCCAGCCAGAAATTTTACAAAGAGATAAAAGAGTTGAAGATATTGATAAAAAAGTTAAGCTTTATGGCTCAAGCTATAAAGAAAGTAGAGTTAAAAAATATGTTGGCTCTAAGACAATTTCTCCATTAAAAAATGCCTTTGTAAAGAGAAAATTTGGAAATTTTATAGATCCAGTTTATGATATAAAAATATTTAATGAATCAGTTATTTTAAGCTCAAATACACAAAACGCACAAGTTTATAATGTGCTTGATGGAAAAGTTATATTTGCTAAAAGTACACCGGTTTTAAACAATGTTATAATTGTTGAAAACAAAAATGGCATTCATACAATATATGCAAATTTAAGCCAAATTGCTCCAACTATAAAAAATGGAAGTGTTATAAAAAAAGGCTATTCTATTGGAAGAGTAAAAAGCGATTTAACATTTGAAGTTACGCAAAAAAACTTTCATATCGATCCGCTTGAATTAATTTCATTAAAATAA
- a CDS encoding cell division ATP-binding protein FtsE, giving the protein MTDIIKASNLTLGYHGSSPVINGANFSIKTKDFIVITGESGSGKSTLLKSFYGGINIKGGDLEVCFYDLKNRSARNLRHLRQKIGIVFQDYRLITEWTIEKNIRLPLIIAGYGEKECDAQVENLLKRVKLFHKVGKYPLEISGGEQQRVAVARALAQNPQLILCDEPTGNLDDVSSEMIWKLLRLANDKWNATVVVVTHRAPSSLKFNFRHFRISEGAVFEER; this is encoded by the coding sequence ATGACAGATATTATCAAAGCTTCAAATTTAACTCTTGGATATCACGGCTCAAGCCCTGTTATAAATGGTGCAAATTTTAGCATTAAAACAAAGGACTTTATAGTAATTACAGGAGAAAGTGGAAGCGGAAAATCAACACTTTTAAAATCATTTTATGGTGGAATTAATATAAAAGGTGGCGATTTAGAAGTTTGTTTTTATGATTTAAAAAACAGATCCGCTAGAAATTTAAGACATCTTAGACAAAAAATAGGAATCGTTTTTCAAGATTATAGACTAATTACTGAATGGACTATTGAAAAAAACATTAGACTTCCTTTAATTATCGCAGGTTATGGTGAAAAAGAGTGCGATGCACAGGTTGAAAATCTTTTAAAAAGAGTTAAACTTTTTCATAAAGTTGGCAAATATCCACTTGAAATAAGCGGTGGTGAGCAGCAAAGAGTTGCCGTAGCAAGAGCATTGGCGCAAAATCCTCAATTAATTTTATGTGATGAGCCAACAGGAAATTTGGATGATGTTTCAAGTGAGATGATTTGGAAGCTTTTAAGGCTTGCAAATGATAAATGGAACGCAACAGTTGTTGTAGTAACTCACAGAGCACCATCAAGTTTAAAATTTAATTTTAGACATTTTCGAATATCAGAAGGAGCAGTATTTGAAGAGCGTTAG
- the trmB gene encoding tRNA (guanosine(46)-N7)-methyltransferase TrmB, translating to MPNFRVKKLKNLTLPFEKNGVKFLKLAKGRVVDLLLTEVFGEKFFITIKPSGDKFIIKSEKITRPARLENLQIALEIFRDEFTQELITNSINAKKSKFKKSQIVKDELEAINFLNNSNKKAIEIGFGSGRHLLYRAKQNPEISYLGIEIYKPSIDQVENLAIKDKLLNLALLNCDARSFLSLVRSNSIDFIYLHFPVPWDDSEHRRVISKSFLEEAKRVLKVNGRFELRSDSRNYSEFSINKMLDLNGVNLEIYKNKNLEISSKYEDRWKKQDKDIYDIIMINSDLSDDISNFKELEFPKFDPFKIASKFKHEKFKFDDFFINFEEIYKFSDDEILLKLSFGDFSVNENRFIYISNEVSKYYINSPLPTKINQKAHEKIKEILLK from the coding sequence ATGCCAAATTTTAGAGTAAAAAAACTTAAAAATTTAACTCTTCCTTTTGAAAAAAATGGAGTGAAGTTTTTAAAACTTGCAAAAGGAAGAGTTGTAGATTTGCTTTTAACTGAAGTTTTTGGTGAAAAATTTTTTATAACTATAAAGCCTAGTGGGGATAAATTTATCATAAAATCTGAAAAAATTACCCGTCCAGCAAGGCTTGAAAACCTGCAAATTGCTTTAGAAATTTTTAGAGATGAATTTACTCAAGAGCTCATTACAAATTCAATCAATGCTAAAAAAAGCAAATTTAAAAAAAGCCAAATTGTAAAAGATGAATTAGAAGCAATAAATTTTTTAAATAACTCTAATAAAAAAGCAATTGAAATAGGCTTTGGTTCTGGAAGGCATCTTTTATATAGAGCAAAGCAAAACCCTGAAATTTCGTATTTGGGTATTGAGATTTATAAACCATCAATTGATCAAGTAGAAAATTTAGCTATAAAAGATAAGCTTTTAAATTTGGCTTTACTAAACTGTGATGCAAGAAGTTTTTTAAGTTTAGTTAGGTCAAATTCCATAGATTTTATCTATTTGCATTTTCCAGTTCCTTGGGATGATTCAGAGCATAGAAGAGTAATTTCAAAAAGCTTTTTAGAAGAGGCTAAAAGAGTTTTAAAAGTTAATGGCAGGTTTGAACTAAGAAGCGATAGTAGAAATTATAGTGAGTTTAGCATAAATAAAATGCTTGATTTAAACGGTGTTAATTTGGAAATTTATAAGAATAAAAATTTAGAAATTTCAAGCAAATATGAAGATAGATGGAAAAAACAAGATAAAGATATTTATGATATTATTATGATAAACAGTGACTTATCAGATGATATTTCAAATTTCAAAGAGTTAGAGTTTCCAAAATTTGATCCTTTTAAAATAGCTTCAAAATTTAAACACGAAAAGTTTAAATTTGATGATTTTTTTATAAATTTTGAAGAAATTTATAAATTTAGCGATGATGAAATTTTATTAAAACTCTCTTTTGGAGATTTTAGTGTTAATGAAAATAGATTTATTTATATCTCAAACGAAGTTAGTAAGTATTATATAAACTCACCGCTTCCAACTAAAATAAATCAAAAAGCACATGAAAAAATAAAGGAAATTTTACTAAAATGA
- a CDS encoding fibronectin type III domain-containing protein: MKNFHQILLSVVLMIFIAGCASHKVPMVKDSSLPAINDIRTVSSSKSIGLEWSDPKDLDVMGYYIYRANLNESLKLVGTIKDRFATHYLDDGLNPATTYRYAIKTFGQNGISADGIVVSASTSKGIETVSFAQAIYGLPERVKLIWRPHANLKVGSYIIERRKDEKSSWSKKAEVKGRLSAEYIDNSVKSGEMYQYRIRVKTLDGDISEPSNVLTAQTKELPLGVINLQATIDQPKKIILTWDSPLNEAFSHYQIYTSRGSILPLVPLAKTDKNSYEDLINANGAKRYYKVTLVDKDGLESLAQDEAIMGQTLAAAKAPVLGEPVVSKNSISLNWHTGANYDKFVLTRDGGGSTKTVDNIKTMSYVDREVAKGTKYSYRVYSVDEYGINSNVSNKMSVEF; the protein is encoded by the coding sequence ATGAAAAATTTTCACCAAATTTTATTATCGGTAGTTTTGATGATTTTCATAGCTGGTTGTGCCTCACATAAAGTTCCTATGGTAAAAGATAGTTCTTTACCTGCAATAAATGATATTAGAACAGTTAGTTCTTCAAAATCAATTGGTCTTGAGTGGAGCGATCCAAAAGATTTAGATGTGATGGGATATTACATTTATAGGGCCAATTTAAACGAGTCTTTAAAATTAGTGGGTACTATAAAAGATCGCTTTGCAACTCATTATTTAGATGATGGCTTAAACCCTGCTACAACCTATAGATATGCTATTAAAACATTTGGTCAAAATGGCATTTCAGCAGATGGCATAGTAGTAAGTGCTAGCACTTCTAAAGGAATTGAAACAGTTTCATTTGCTCAAGCGATATACGGACTTCCTGAAAGAGTTAAGCTCATTTGGAGACCACATGCAAATTTAAAAGTTGGCTCATATATAATCGAGCGAAGAAAAGATGAAAAAAGTAGTTGGTCTAAAAAAGCCGAAGTTAAAGGAAGATTAAGTGCTGAATATATAGATAATAGCGTAAAGAGTGGGGAGATGTATCAATATAGAATTAGAGTAAAAACTCTTGATGGTGATATTTCAGAACCATCAAATGTGTTAACCGCTCAAACAAAAGAGCTTCCACTTGGTGTTATAAATCTTCAGGCTACAATTGATCAGCCAAAAAAAATAATTTTAACTTGGGATAGTCCATTAAACGAGGCTTTTTCACATTATCAAATTTACACTTCAAGAGGATCTATTTTGCCACTTGTTCCACTTGCTAAAACAGATAAAAATAGCTATGAAGATTTAATTAATGCAAACGGGGCTAAGAGGTATTATAAAGTAACTTTAGTTGATAAAGACGGGCTTGAGAGCTTAGCTCAAGATGAAGCTATTATGGGACAAACACTAGCTGCTGCAAAAGCACCTGTTTTAGGTGAGCCTGTAGTTAGTAAAAACTCAATTTCACTTAACTGGCATACTGGGGCAAATTATGATAAATTTGTTCTTACAAGAGATGGTGGTGGTAGTACAAAAACAGTTGATAATATAAAAACAATGTCTTATGTAGATAGAGAAGTTGCAAAAGGGACAAAATATAGCTATAGAGTTTATAGTGTAGATGAGTATGGGATAAACTCAAATGTTTCAAATAAAATGAGCGTAGAGTTTTAA
- a CDS encoding RluA family pseudouridine synthase, with protein sequence MSDFIVDESLRLDVFVSKMLQISRNKASNLVKDGSVILDKTPILKPSFIVEVGKKISINLDEKEDKKENFKTDFKIPIIYEDSDILVINKPANLVTHPAPSVKEPTLSDWLLDKNYALSNLNNTRKGIVHRLDKGTSGALVIAKTNKAHLSLATQLKDRTMGRIYLALINLSLKENLVINRPIGRNPKNRLKKAIVQGARESKSAFLNLYNDDEVNLIAAKLFSGRTHQIRVHLSSINRYIIGDNLYGFKSQNDKIVRLMLHAYILYFKHPITGENMKFVANLDNEFLNYKNIKEKAYEKFSPNFIIGSFDDFHSWLCLT encoded by the coding sequence TTGAGTGATTTTATAGTAGATGAGAGTTTAAGATTAGATGTTTTTGTAAGTAAAATGTTGCAAATATCAAGAAATAAAGCCTCAAATTTAGTAAAGGATGGTTCAGTAATTTTAGATAAAACACCTATTTTAAAGCCATCTTTTATAGTCGAAGTTGGAAAAAAGATTTCTATAAATTTGGATGAAAAAGAAGATAAAAAAGAAAATTTTAAAACTGATTTTAAAATACCAATAATTTATGAAGATAGTGATATTTTAGTTATAAATAAACCTGCAAATTTAGTAACTCATCCAGCACCAAGTGTAAAAGAACCAACTCTTTCAGACTGGCTTTTAGATAAAAACTATGCTCTTTCAAATTTGAACAATACAAGAAAAGGTATTGTTCATAGACTTGATAAAGGTACAAGTGGTGCACTTGTTATAGCAAAAACAAATAAGGCACATTTGAGTTTAGCTACTCAGTTAAAAGACAGAACAATGGGAAGAATTTATCTAGCTTTAATAAATTTAAGCTTAAAAGAAAACTTAGTAATTAATAGACCAATTGGTAGAAATCCCAAGAATCGTCTTAAAAAAGCGATTGTGCAAGGAGCAAGAGAGTCAAAAAGTGCTTTTTTAAATTTATATAATGATGATGAGGTAAATTTAATTGCAGCAAAGCTTTTTAGCGGGAGAACTCATCAAATAAGAGTTCATCTTTCAAGTATAAATCGCTACATAATAGGTGATAATTTATATGGATTTAAGAGCCAAAATGATAAAATTGTTCGTTTAATGCTACACGCTTATATTTTATATTTCAAACATCCAATAACTGGGGAAAATATGAAATTTGTAGCAAATTTAGATAATGAATTTTTAAACTATAAAAATATTAAGGAGAAAGCGTATGAAAAATTTTCACCAAATTTTATTATCGGTAGTTTTGATGATTTTCATAGCTGGTTGTGCCTCACATAA
- a CDS encoding FtsW/RodA/SpoVE family cell cycle protein: MIIFDKRILAHFDFVQLLFIIPILVLSHILISEANEILAFKQYIYYALGFGVFLFFFIIPFRKLEWIIPFFYWFGIVLLISVDLFGVSKLGAKRWLEIPLINFTIQPSEIIKPAFILMLAYMVKKNPPPSNGYDLKSFLKFSFIILLPFILILKEPDLGTAMILLLGGFGTLFIIHVNKKIWISLFLAMSVASPVMYQSLHDYQKKRITEFLSEESSYHVKQSIIAISNGGMSGKPKDEATQTHFKFLPIATSDFIFAYNSERFGFMGNLFLMVLYLCLIIHLITLNYQLKEDYFTRVVATSIGVLIFIYAGVNISMTIGLAPVVGVPLPFFSYGGSSFITFMCLFGMLQNLLTFKFKDSYKL; this comes from the coding sequence TTGATAATTTTTGATAAGCGTATTTTAGCACATTTTGACTTTGTTCAGCTACTTTTTATAATTCCTATTTTGGTGCTATCGCATATTTTAATATCTGAAGCAAATGAAATTTTAGCTTTTAAACAATACATCTACTACGCACTTGGCTTTGGAGTGTTTTTATTTTTTTTTATAATTCCTTTTAGAAAGCTTGAATGGATAATTCCATTTTTTTACTGGTTTGGAATAGTGTTATTAATAAGCGTTGATCTGTTTGGCGTAAGCAAGCTTGGCGCAAAAAGATGGCTTGAAATACCACTTATAAATTTTACAATCCAACCAAGTGAAATTATAAAACCGGCATTTATATTAATGCTTGCCTATATGGTTAAAAAAAATCCTCCGCCTAGTAACGGATACGACTTAAAAAGCTTTTTAAAATTTAGTTTTATCATACTTTTACCATTTATTTTAATACTTAAAGAACCAGATCTTGGAACAGCTATGATACTTTTACTTGGCGGATTTGGCACACTATTTATAATTCATGTTAATAAAAAAATTTGGATAAGCTTGTTTTTAGCCATGTCTGTGGCCTCACCTGTGATGTATCAAAGCTTGCATGATTATCAAAAAAAAAGAATAACTGAGTTTTTATCAGAAGAGTCAAGCTACCATGTAAAGCAGTCAATCATCGCTATCTCAAATGGTGGAATGAGTGGAAAACCAAAAGATGAAGCCACTCAAACACACTTTAAATTTTTGCCGATTGCAACAAGTGATTTTATCTTTGCGTATAATAGCGAGCGATTTGGATTTATGGGAAATTTATTTTTAATGGTGCTTTATTTATGCTTGATAATACACTTAATTACATTAAATTATCAACTAAAAGAGGACTACTTTACAAGAGTTGTAGCAACAAGCATTGGGGTTTTGATTTTTATCTATGCAGGGGTTAATATCTCAATGACAATCGGGTTAGCACCAGTTGTGGGCGTTCCATTGCCATTTTTTAGCTATGGTGGAAGTAGCTTTATAACTTTTATGTGTTTGTTTGGAATGCTTCAAAATTTACTTACTTTTAAATTTAAAGATAGCTATAAACTTTAA
- a CDS encoding MBL fold metallo-hydrolase, translated as MKILKKSFGIAVTNCYILKGSSGDIVIDPGENAYEWVRKNSDNVLAVFNTHGHFDHVYDDYKFKEDGVKIYIHKNDAFMLENDNFNMLEKTCKADVLTADKDEFKVGDFKVIFHHFPGHTPGCCMLEVCQNDEKPVLFSGDFLFKNSIGRYDFPFSNAFDMKESILKVLSFKDDFELFPGHGNSSFLSAEKPNLEHFLNYF; from the coding sequence ATGAAAATTCTTAAAAAAAGCTTCGGGATTGCTGTAACAAATTGTTATATTTTAAAAGGCTCAAGCGGCGATATTGTAATAGATCCTGGCGAAAATGCGTATGAATGGGTTAGAAAAAACTCAGACAATGTTTTAGCTGTTTTTAATACTCATGGTCATTTTGATCATGTATATGATGATTATAAATTTAAAGAAGATGGTGTTAAAATTTATATTCATAAAAATGATGCATTTATGCTTGAAAATGATAACTTCAATATGCTTGAAAAAACTTGCAAGGCAGATGTTTTAACTGCTGATAAAGATGAGTTTAAAGTAGGGGATTTTAAAGTTATTTTTCACCATTTTCCGGGCCATACACCAGGATGTTGTATGCTTGAAGTTTGTCAAAATGATGAAAAGCCAGTATTGTTTAGTGGGGATTTTTTATTTAAAAATAGCATTGGAAGATATGACTTTCCTTTTTCAAATGCCTTTGATATGAAAGAAAGTATTTTAAAAGTTTTAAGTTTTAAAGATGATTTTGAGCTTTTTCCAGGTCATGGAAATAGTAGCTTTTTAAGTGCTGAAAAACCAAATTTAGAGCATTTTTTAAACTATTTTTAA
- a CDS encoding dihydroorotase: protein MKTLIKNGLIINHDSSKKANILIENDKIVKITDEILEADKIIDAKNMLVMPGLIDMHVHFRDPGYEYKDDINSGSECAVAGGVTTALPMANTNPVNDNAAITRDMIQKAKRRGLIDLLPIGAISKSLKGEGITEMGDMISAGAVAFSDDGLPVSSSDVMRAALEYSKHFGSFVISHCEDCSMCRSGVMHEGKVSAILGLKGMAREKEEIMASRDMLLAKLTGGHIHIAHVSSEYSLKLIKRAKEDGINVTCEATPHHFSFTDECLMDYNTNFKMSPPLREESDKLAIRKALKDGLIDVIATDHAPHNVDDKFTEFDKASFGILGLQTLIPLTLKLVEEDVIDLNDMVRLTSFNPAKILNLKNKGEIKEGFLADITIIDPNLEYMYDEFLNKSKSLNSPLLGKKLKGIAFITIKSGKIVWEYPDFIA, encoded by the coding sequence GTGAAAACTCTAATAAAAAATGGTCTTATAATAAATCATGATAGTTCAAAAAAAGCAAATATTTTAATAGAAAATGATAAAATTGTAAAAATAACTGATGAAATTTTAGAAGCTGATAAGATAATAGATGCTAAAAATATGCTTGTAATGCCAGGTTTAATTGACATGCATGTGCACTTTCGAGATCCTGGATATGAGTATAAAGATGATATTAATTCAGGAAGCGAGTGTGCAGTTGCAGGTGGTGTGACAACTGCACTTCCTATGGCAAATACAAATCCAGTAAATGATAATGCTGCCATCACAAGAGATATGATACAAAAAGCTAAAAGAAGAGGACTTATAGATCTTTTGCCAATTGGCGCTATTTCAAAAAGCCTAAAAGGTGAGGGCATAACTGAGATGGGTGATATGATAAGTGCTGGGGCTGTGGCGTTTAGTGATGACGGGCTTCCAGTAAGTTCTAGTGATGTCATGCGTGCAGCACTTGAGTATTCAAAGCATTTTGGATCGTTTGTTATAAGTCATTGTGAAGACTGTTCAATGTGTAGAAGTGGTGTAATGCATGAGGGAAAAGTTTCAGCAATTCTAGGCTTAAAAGGTATGGCAAGAGAAAAAGAAGAGATTATGGCAAGTCGTGATATGCTTTTAGCAAAGTTAACAGGCGGGCATATTCATATTGCACATGTTAGCTCAGAGTATTCACTAAAACTTATAAAAAGAGCAAAAGAAGATGGTATAAATGTAACTTGTGAGGCTACACCGCATCATTTTAGCTTTACAGATGAGTGCTTAATGGACTATAATACAAATTTTAAAATGTCTCCACCTTTAAGAGAAGAAAGTGATAAACTTGCTATTAGAAAGGCCTTAAAAGATGGGCTTATAGATGTCATCGCAACAGATCATGCACCGCATAATGTAGATGATAAATTTACAGAATTTGACAAAGCGAGTTTTGGAATTTTAGGACTTCAAACACTTATACCGCTTACTTTAAAACTTGTTGAAGAAGATGTTATAGATTTAAACGATATGGTAAGGCTAACTTCTTTTAATCCTGCTAAAATTTTAAATTTAAAAAACAAAGGTGAGATCAAAGAGGGATTTTTAGCTGATATTACTATAATAGATCCAAACTTAGAGTATATGTATGATGAGTTTTTAAATAAATCAAAGTCTTTAAATTCCCCACTTCTTGGTAAAAAACTAAAAGGCATAGCTTTTATAACCATAAAAAGTGGAAAAATAGTGTGGGAATATCCAGATTTTATAGCTTAA
- a CDS encoding aspartate carbamoyltransferase catalytic subunit: MNYTRKDLLGLRDLSVDEMSCFLNLAKKYKALNNSDIKKSDALRGKTVINAFFENSTRTRISFETAAKRLGADAINFSAASSSTKKGETLMDTINNLEAMKTDIFVLRHFSSGAASFIAKHTTSSVVNAGDGLNEHPSQGLLDIFTIMEHKGDLKNLKISIIGDIEHSRVARSDIWAMSKFGAKLTLFGPPMMMPLGVEAFGCKVAKDMEEAVDGADVIIMLRVQLERQNASTPFPSNREYSKFFGLTKARVLLANDPLIMHPGPINRGVEVNSDVLEGDFNMVFNQVENGVAVRMAILDILNSNRRKA; the protein is encoded by the coding sequence ATGAATTACACACGAAAAGACTTACTTGGACTTAGGGATTTAAGCGTCGATGAGATGAGCTGTTTTTTAAACTTAGCTAAAAAATACAAAGCTCTAAACAATAGTGATATTAAAAAAAGTGATGCTTTGCGTGGCAAAACTGTGATAAACGCTTTTTTTGAAAACTCAACTAGAACTAGAATTTCTTTTGAAACTGCTGCTAAAAGACTTGGTGCTGATGCTATAAATTTTTCAGCTGCAAGTAGTAGTACAAAAAAAGGCGAAACTTTAATGGATACCATCAATAACCTAGAAGCCATGAAAACTGATATTTTTGTCCTTAGACATTTTTCCTCAGGGGCTGCATCATTTATCGCAAAACACACAACTTCATCAGTTGTAAATGCAGGCGATGGGTTAAATGAACATCCTTCTCAAGGACTTTTAGATATTTTTACCATAATGGAACATAAAGGTGATTTAAAAAATCTTAAAATTTCTATTATAGGCGATATCGAGCATAGCAGGGTTGCAAGAAGTGATATTTGGGCAATGAGTAAATTTGGTGCTAAATTAACACTTTTTGGACCACCAATGATGATGCCACTTGGCGTAGAGGCTTTTGGTTGCAAGGTAGCAAAAGATATGGAAGAAGCAGTTGATGGAGCTGATGTTATTATAATGCTTAGAGTTCAGCTTGAAAGACAAAACGCTTCAACACCTTTTCCAAGCAACCGTGAATATAGTAAATTTTTTGGACTTACAAAGGCAAGAGTTCTTTTAGCAAATGATCCTTTAATAATGCATCCAGGTCCTATAAATAGAGGCGTTGAAGTAAATTCAGATGTACTTGAAGGGGATTTTAATATGGTATTTAACCAAGTTGAAAATGGAGTTGCTGTAAGAATGGCTATTTTAGATATTTTAAACTCAAATAGGAGAAAAGCGTGA